From a region of the Micropterus dolomieu isolate WLL.071019.BEF.003 ecotype Adirondacks linkage group LG21, ASM2129224v1, whole genome shotgun sequence genome:
- the coq2 gene encoding 4-hydroxybenzoate polyprenyltransferase, mitochondrial yields the protein MLPAKLTSRFTLNALRRIHHGPCYPCLYSLSNCSLHVEGGRARDGLHSDPSVLRRVFYSQSAIRPSLRLREAVQHYGRRSFSLSAATIVNSAPAPVQPYLRLMRLDKPIGTWLLYLPCTWSIALASDPGCLPHLGMLTLFGTGALLMRGAGCTINDMWDKDFDKKVSRTATRPIASGEISQMQALVFLGGQLSLALGVLLCLNYYSIALGAASLSLVITYPLMKRITYWPQFVLGLTFNWGALLGWSAVKGSCDWSVCLPLYFSGVMWTLIYDTIYAHQDKEDDIKVGVKSTALRFQEQTKPWLSGFTVAMMTGLVAAGVNAEQTLPYYAVLSTVAIHLTHQIYTLDTNKPEDCWKKFVSNRNLGLLLFLGIVAGNLWKEREETLLQNEEAFR from the exons ATGCTCCCAGCCAAGCTGACCAGCCGGTTTACTCTGAACGCCCTGAGAAGGATTCACCATGGACCTTGTTACCCCTGTCTTTACTCCCTGTCAAACTGCTCCCTTCACGTGGAAGGAGGGAGGGCTAGAGACGGTCTCCACTCAGATCCCAGTGTGTTGAGAAGAGTGTTTTACAGCCAGAGTGCAATCCGCCCATCCCTCAGACTCCGTGAAGCTGTGCAGCACTATGGGAGGAGATCGTTCAGTTTATCGGCTGCTACAATTGTGAATTCAGCACCAGCGCCTGTTCAGCCATACCTCCGATTGATGAGGCTGGACAAACCTATTG GGACATGGTTGCTGTACCTCCCGTGTACATGGAGCATTGCTTTGGCTTCCGACCCCGGATGTCTCCCACATCTGGGCATGCTCACCCTGTTTGGTACAGGGGCTCTGCTGATGAGAGGAGCGGGCTGCACTATCAATGACATGTGGGATAAAGACTTTGACAAAAAG GTGTCCAGGACGGCCACTCGACCCATTGCGTCAGGAGAGATTTCTCAGATGCAGGCACTGGTCTTTCTAGGAGGGCAGCTCTCTCTGGCACTTGGTGTTCTCTTGTGTCTCAACTATTACAG CATAGCTTTGGGTGCTGCTTCATTATCTCTTGTCATCACATACCCTCTGATGAAGAGGATCACTTACTGGCCACAATTTGTGTTGG GCCTCACTTTCAACTGGGGAGCGCTGCTCGGCTGGTCCGCTGTCAAGGGCTCATGTGATTGGTCCGTCTGCCTCCCGCTGTATTTCTCAGGAGTGATGTGGACGCTGATATATGACACAATATATGCACATCAG GATAAGGAAGACGACATCAAGGTAGGAGTCAAATCTACTGCACTGAGGTTCCAGGAGCAAACCAAACCTTGGCTAAGTGGCTTCACGGTGGCCATGATGACTGGACTGGTGGCAGCTGGGGTCAATGCTGAACAGACTCTCCCATACTATGCTGTACTGTCCACAGTGGCCATTCACCTAACACATCAG ATTTACACCTTGGACACTAACAAACCGGAGGACTGCTGGAAGAAATTTGTCTCAAACAGAAACCTCggactgttgttgtttttaggcATTGTTGCTGGCAATTtgtggaaagaaagagaagagactTTGCTGCAAAATGAGGAAGCATTCAGATAA
- the mboat4 gene encoding ghrelin O-acyltransferase, with protein sequence MGLMDWLWEQHQFLMHQCFSLPFAFLFCLLAKRGYLSLTHRYLFVSVGGCILAGVTMGIYSMLLFTSTFVFILLVCYVDPRCIHAWVFGVQMLWQTFWHLLIQYREYYLREPVSIRLFLAASSLMLLTQRITSVSMDLQEKRVMLPLNASSKREACVMLLPLISYILNFTTLLGGPLCSYSRFVSLMAEISLNPLPNPLSVVFLKLIQVLLLEWVRHGLSYFLKHNTYDPSKSIILYGVLWVWGLAVVLRIQYYSHWKISECLNNAAGFGFWENSSGDSSAWSGLSDGDFWTIEASTRMSEFARRWNATTASWLRRLVYIRCKHFPLFMTFSFSLWWHGLHLGHFVGMMTWAATVKADYHIHRHLCPKHPSTWRKIYTCLSWINTQMIVACIVTAVELRNMSGLRLLSITYIGLFPLFNIILLFLKRNTVY encoded by the exons ATGGGTTTGATGGACTGGTTGTGGGAGCAGCATCAGTTTTTAATGCACCAGtgtttttcacttccattcgcatttttgttttgtcttcttgCTAAACGGGGATATCTGTCCTTGACGCACAG GTACCTGTTTGTTTCTGTCGGAGGATGTATCCTGGCAGGTGTCACGATGGGTATCTACAGCATGCTTCTGTTCACCTCCACCTTTGTCTTTATTCTGCTCGTGTGCTATGTGGATCCCAGATGTATCCATGCCTGGGTGTTTGGTGTCCAGATGTTGTGGCAAACCTTCTGGCACCTGCTTATACAGTACAGGGAATACTACCTGCGTGAGCCCGTCAGCATCAG ATTGTTTTTGGCAGCGTCCTCTTTGATGCTGCTTACGCAGAGAATCACCTCAGTCTCCATGGACCTCCAGGAGAAACGAGTTATGTTGCCACTGAATGCTTCATCCAAACGGGAGGCTTGTGTGATGCTTCTCCCTCTTATCAGCTACATCCTCAATTTCACCACACTGCTTGGTGGCCCTTTGTGCTCCTATAGCCGATTCGTGTCCCTAATGGCGGAAATCAGCCTCAACCCTCTGCCTAATCCACTGAGTGTGGTCTTCCTAAAGTTGATTCAAGTGTTATTGCTAGAGTGGGTAAGACATGGTCTTTCCTATTTTCTGAAACATAACACCTACGATCCCTCCAAATCTATCATTCTCTATGGCGTCCTGTGGGTTTGGGGTCTAGCGGTGGTTTTGAGGATCCAATATTATTCTCACTGGAAGATCAGTGAATGCCTCAATAATGCAGCCGGGTTTGGCTTCTGGGAAAATTCATCAGGAGACTCCTCAGCCTGGAGCGGACTATCTGATGGGGATTTCTGGACCATCGAAGCCTCGACCCGCATGTCAGAGTTTGCCCGTCGATGGAACGCCACAACAGCTTCATGGCTGCGTAGACTGGTTTATATAAGGTGCAAACATTTCCCGTTGTTCATGACTTTTAGTTTTTCACTGTGGTGGCATGGTTTGCATTTAGGTCACTTTGTGGGAATGATGACCTGGGCAGCAACAGTGAAAGCAGATTATCATATACACAGGCACTTGTGCCCAAAACATCCATCAACATGGAGGAAGATATACACTTGTTTAAGCTGGATAAACACTCAAATGATTGTTGCTTGTATTGTTACAGCAGTAGAATTAAGAAATATGTCTGGTTTGAGACTTTTGTCTATAACATACATAGGTCTGTTTCCACTTTTTAATATAATCCTGCTCTTTCTCAAACGCAACACAGTTTACTAA